GCGATGACGGTGCAGTCGCGTACGTCCGGGCAGTGCTTGAGGATGCGCTCCTCGGACAGCGCCGTGTAGAGCCAGTTGCCGTCGCCCAGGTCGACCGCGTCACTGGCCCGGTCGACATGGTGGTAGTTGCCGTCCGGGTCGCGGTACATCAGGTCGCCGGTCAGGTAGTAGCCGTTGAGCCGGGTGCGGAAGGTGTTGACCGAGTCGTTCCAGTACCCGATCGCCAGCGTCGGCGACTTGAGCCCGACGTGCCCCACCTGCCCCTCGGCGACCTCCTCGCCGGTCGTGACGTCCAGCAGGGCGATCTGCGCGAACGGGTACGGCTTGCCGACGCAGCGGTCGTAGCGGTCGCTGCCGAGGCGGTGGCTGATCCGGAACGCGCCGTGGCCCATCTCGGTCGAGCCGAGCATGTCGACGAACTTGGAGCCGGGCACGTCGACCATGCCCTGCCGGGTGTACGCGGGGTGGCTGCCGACGGCGACCAGCCGCCGGATGTGCGACTCGTGGGCGCAGTCCCCGGTGTTGAACCAGTTGCGCACCGAACTCAGGTCGCGGGTGCTCAGGTCGTGCCGGGCCAGCTCGGACCAGGTCACCGCGAAGCCGAAGACGCCGGTCGGCCGCCAGCGCTCGATGGCGTCGAGGATCGTCTCGGCGCTGCGCTCGAACGGACCGCCCTGCGCCGACAGGTAGAGCAGCTGGTAGCCGTTGCAGAGCGCCTGGTTGACGGTGATGATGCCGGCGGTGTGCGCGGCCGGCAGGACGGACAGCTCCCGTACCTCGCCGTAGGGGCGGGACTCGGTGAGCCGGACCGCCCGGATGGCGGCGAACAGCCCGTGGTGCGAGTGGACGATCGCGGCCGGCACCCGGGTGGTGCCGGACGAGTGGGTGATGACGACCGGGTCCTCGGGGTGGTGGCGGTAGTGCGGCGGGGCCTGCCCGGGGTCGCCGGTGCCGGTCTCGGCGGCGTCACCGAGGACCGGCGCCCCCAGGTCGTGCTCGCGCAGCGCGGCGTGGTCGGCGTCGAGCACCACCCCGACGCCGCGCAGCCGGCGGATGAACTCGGCCGCCAGCTCGATCGGCATGTTGCCGTTCATCAGGGCCGGGATCGCGCCGAGCCAGGTCAGGGCCAGGAAGTTGAGGAACACGTCGGGCGCGGACGTCACGTAGACCGCGACCGGGTCGCGCCAGCCGATGCCGCGCCGGCGGAACCAGTCCGCCCGTGCCGCGACCCGTTCGGTCAGGGTGGCCAGGGAGAGCGGCGTCCAGGCGGGGATGCCGTCCACGTCGACGTCGAAGGTGATCCGCGGCGAGTCCGGGTCGGCACCGTGCTCGGCCAGCCGGAGCAGCACGTTGCCGGCCCCCAGCTCCATGTCGGCCGCGAGCGTCGCCCGGAAGTTGTCGGCACCCAACGAGTTGTCTCCTCACCTGACACGCTCACGGCAGCGCACCGGCGGCGCGGCGGCCGATCTGGGACACGCTCAGGCTAGAGCGCCGACCAGCGGCAGACAATGGCCAACATCAATCATGGCCACCCGGTCGGGCTCAGGAGACCTCGCGGTTGAACAGGTGCGACGACCAGACCAGGCTGACCGCGGCCAGCCCGATCATGATCAACGCGCCCTGCCAGACCACGGGATCGGCGAGCTGACCGTTGAACAGCGCCCGCATCCCGTTGGTGGCCCAGGAGAAGGGGTTCCAGAACGCGACCCGCTGGATCCACAGTGGCGCGAGGACGAGCGGGATGAGCACCCCGGCGAGCAGCGACACCGGCTGCCCCACCGTGTTGACCAGCACACCGAGGCTGTTCTCGTTGCGTACCAGCAGGGCGATGTCGTACGAGATCGAGGTGCTCAACAGCACCATCACCGACAGCAGCGCGTACGAGATGAGCAGGTTGCCCAGGTGCACCCGCAACCCGAACGGCAGCGCCACGATCGTGATGATCACCGCCTGCACGACGTTCAGGCAGACGTGCATCATGGCCCGGCCCAGCAGCAGGCCGGTCCGGCTGACCGGGGTCACCCGGCACCGGTCGATGATGCCCGCCCGCAGGGCGCTGAGCAGCCCGTAGCCGGCGAACAGGCCACCGAACAGGCCCATCGCCACGAACAGGCCGGGCACGTAGATCCGGTAGGCGTCGGCGTAGGTGGAGGCCCCCCGGTCGACCATCACCACCTTGAGGAACGGGGCGAACAGCACGAGGTAGGTGATCGGCTGGGCCAGACTGAACGCCACCATCACCGGGTTGCGCACCATCAGACCGACCTCCTGTTGGAAGATCAGCCAGGTGTCCCGGACCAGTTTCACTGCGGCTCCTCTCGTGCCGGCCGGTCACTCCTCGAGCGACCGGCCGGTCTTGGCCAGGAAGACGTCGTCCAGGCTGGGCCGGCGGGCCTCGATCGCCCCCGGCTCGATCCCGCGGCCCAGCAGCGTACGCATGATCTGCGGGATGGCGGTCGCCGCGCTGTCCACATAGAGCCGCAGGGTGCCGTCGACGGTCTCGGACGAGTGCACGTAGGGCTGCTCGCCGAGCAGCTTGCCGGCCGCCGCCAGATCGGAGTCGGCGTCGGTGTCCACCACGTCGGCCCGGGTGAGGTCGACCGCCACCACGTCCCCGGAGATCTCCCGCTTGAGATCCGACGGGGTGCCCTCGGCGACGATCCGCCCACCGTCGATGATGGAGACCCGGTCGCACAGGGTGTCCGCCTCGTCCAGGTAGTGCGTGGTGAGGAAGACCGTCATGCCCTCCGCTCGCAGCCGCCGGACCTCCTGCCACATCCGGACCCGGCTGGGCGGGTCCAGCCCGGCGGTCGGCTCGTCCAGGAAGATGACCTGGGGCGAGTGGATCACCCCGAGCGCGACGTCGAGCCGTCGGCGCTGCCCACCGGAGTACGTCCGGATCCGGCGGTCGGCGAAGTCGTCGAGCTGGAAGGCCCCGATCGCCGCCTCGGCCCGCTGCTGCGCCTCGGCCTTCGTCAGACCGTACAGCCGGGCCTGGAGCACCAGGTCCCGGCGGGCGGTCGAGTCGTCGTAGGTGCCGCTGGACTGGGCCACGAAGCCGATCTGCCGGCGCACCTGCGCGGGTGCCCGCAGCAGGTCGACGCCCGCGATCGTCGCCCGCCCCCCGTCCGGGCGGATCAACGTGGCCAGCATCCGCAGGGTGGTGGACTTACCCGCGCCGTTGGGGCCGAGGAAGCCGACGATCTCGCCGCGCCCCACGGCGAAGTCCACTCCCCGCACCGCCTCGACCGTGCCGGCCTTGCGGCCACGCCCGACCCGGTAGGACTTGCGCAGGCCGGTGGCCTCGATCATCGAGCCTCCTCGTACGGCGACGACGCCGGGCCACGTCGGTGTCGGCCGTGGACGGCGACCTCCGCGCGGGAGCGTCAGGTCAGGCTAGTGGCGCCGTACCCGTAGGACAATGGTCGATGTGCCGGGCGGCCAGGGCGGCGAGGTGCCGGGCCGCCGCGACCGCACCGCCGGCCGCGGCGAACGACGCGCCGACCCGGCGGGCCTGCGCCCGGTAGCCCGGTTCGTCGAGGAGCGCGGTGAGCGCGGCGGTGAGCTCCGCCGGGGTGGCGGAGCCGAAGGAGACCTCGATGCCGGCGCCCGCCTCGACCACCTGGCGGGCCACCGCCGGATGGTCGTGCCGGATCGGCGCGACGATCACCGGGACGCCGTGGGCCAGCGCCTCGCTGACGGTGCCCAGCCCGCCGTGGGAGACCAGCGCGTCGAGCCGGGGCATCAGCTCCAGCACCGGCACCCGGGGGGCGACCAGCACGTGCGCGGGCGGGTCGGGCACCAGGTCGGGCGGGGCGGTGAGCACCACCTGCACCCGGTCGGCCAGCGGCGCCGTCGCCGCCATCATCCGCTGGTAGAAGTCCCGGGCCAGGTGCTCGGCCATGGTGCCGACGGTGACCAGCACGTGCCGGCGGGCCGGATCCCAGGCGTTCCAGGCGAAGCCCGGCGCGTCCGGCCGGTGGCCCAGGGCCGGGCCGGTCAGCACGCACTGCGCCGGCAGCGGCGTCGCGCCGGTCAGCGCCGTGCTGGTCAGACCGATCACCAGATACGGCGAGAACCGCAGGTCGATCGTCTCGTCGACCGGCAGGTCGGTCATCGCCCAGACCCGGGGCAGCTGCGCCCGCACCCAGTCGGTGAACTCGGGCATCTCCCAGGTCGGCGGGGTGAGTTCCAGGGTGCCCACGCAGAAGGTGGCCCACGGCACCCCGTGCCGGTGGGCGGCCAACGCGCCGGCCAGCGCGTACTGGTCGACGACGACGACGTCGGGGCGGTGGTCGGCGACCGCCCGGTCGGCCGCGTCCCGGATGAACCGGTTGACCGGCAGCACGTGCCCCTCCCAGAGGCTGCGCACCGAGGCCATCCCGGACTCGCCGTCGAGCCGGTAGTACCGCTTGCCGGTGGGATAGAGCGTCGCGTCCGGGCCGATCAGCGGACGCAGGTCGCTGCGCGGCCCGCACCAGGCCACCTCGTGCCCGGCCGCCTCGAGTGCCTGGGCGATGGCGAGCGGAGCGTTGAGATGGGACACCACCGGCAGCACGACGAAGAGGAAGCGGGCCACGTCGATATTCTGGCACGCGTTGACATCGGCGGGGGCCGCTGATGGGATTCAGCCCGTGGTGGTCGACGGGCGACGGACGCGGACGGCACCCTCCACTGTGGGCGGATGTCGGGCGGCCCTCGCTCCGGGCACCCACCGACCGGCCCCGACGCCATCCGGTCCCCGGACGGTCGCCGGTCGCCGGAGCACCCCGGCGCCGGCCGCATGACGGCGCTCGACGCGGTCTCGGTCCACCTGCCGCAGCGCCGCGTCCCGATCGAGAGCCTGGCCGGGCCGCTCGGGCTGACCGAGATGCAGGTCCGGCTGTTCCGCCGCTTCCACGGCCTGGACCAGGTGCGGCGCGATCCCGACCTCTCCCTGCACGACCTGCTGCTGGGCGCGGCGACCCGGCTCGCCGCCCTGCGCGGGCAGGAGCACCGGGTCCGGTTCGTGCTGTACGGGCGGGCGTTCCCGGTCGTGGTGCCGTACCCGGCCAATCCGCTGCACGACGTCTGCCGCGCCCTGGGGCTCGGCCACGCGGTCGCCCTCACCCTGACCCAGCAGTCCTGTGCCAGCGCGTTGCTCGCCATCGAGCTGGCCGGCCGGCTCCTGGCCGCCGAACCGGCGGCCCGGCCCGGGCCGGGCGAGGGGCCGCTGGCCCTGGTCCTCACCGGGGAGAAGGCGTTCACCCGGGATGCCGAGTTCATCCCGGAGACCTCGATCTTCAGCGAGGGGGCGTCCGCGTGCCTGGTCAGCACCGACGGCCCACGGGACCGGCTGCTCGGCTACGCGTGCGCGCAGCGGGGCGAGTTCGACGTCGCCGGTGGCGCGTCCGGCGCGCAGTTCCAACGCGAGTACCGGCCGGCGCTGGCGGAGGTGATCGGCCGGGCACTGGCCGAGGCCGGGGTGGCGCTCGACGACGTCCGGCTCGTCCTGCCGCACAACGTCAACGTCGTGACCTGGCAACGGCTGTGCCGGCTGCTCGGCTTTCCGCGGGACCGGGTGCTGCTCGACAACGTCCGGGAGACCGGCCACGTCTTCTGCGCGGACGCGTTCGTCAACTACCGGACGGCGTGCGAGCGCGGCCTGCTGCGGCCGGGGGACCACTACCTGGTCGCGGCCGTCGGGGCCGGGGACGGGGCGACGTTCGCCGCGATGGTCTTCACCCACTGACCGGATGTCGCAGGAGACCGGTCGGCCACCCCGCCGGCCGGCGTGAGGTGAGGAGAACCGTGCCGGCAGCAGCCCCGACCGACCTGCACCTGACCCGGGCCGCCCGGCGGGCCTTCCCCGGCCCGGCCACGCTGCTGGCGGACCCGGCCCACCGGGAGCGGTCCCGCCGCTACCTGGCCGACCTGGCCCGGCAGGACGGCCAGGAGCTGCCGGCGGGCCTGTTCGACCCGGCGTCCGGGTCGCCGGGCCAGTCCTACGCGGAGATGGCCGAGGCGTTGGTCCGGGGGCTCGTCTCCCCGGACGAGCCGGTGGACCTGCTCGTGCTGGCGTTCTCCGGTCACGACATGCTGCCCGGCCGGGCCACCGCCACCTACCTGAGCCACGTCTGCCCGGGGAATCCGCTCGCTTTCGCCGTCTGCGACCAGGGTTCGGCAGCG
Above is a window of Micromonospora rifamycinica DNA encoding:
- a CDS encoding class I adenylate-forming enzyme family protein gives rise to the protein MGADNFRATLAADMELGAGNVLLRLAEHGADPDSPRITFDVDVDGIPAWTPLSLATLTERVAARADWFRRRGIGWRDPVAVYVTSAPDVFLNFLALTWLGAIPALMNGNMPIELAAEFIRRLRGVGVVLDADHAALREHDLGAPVLGDAAETGTGDPGQAPPHYRHHPEDPVVITHSSGTTRVPAAIVHSHHGLFAAIRAVRLTESRPYGEVRELSVLPAAHTAGIITVNQALCNGYQLLYLSAQGGPFERSAETILDAIERWRPTGVFGFAVTWSELARHDLSTRDLSSVRNWFNTGDCAHESHIRRLVAVGSHPAYTRQGMVDVPGSKFVDMLGSTEMGHGAFRISHRLGSDRYDRCVGKPYPFAQIALLDVTTGEEVAEGQVGHVGLKSPTLAIGYWNDSVNTFRTRLNGYYLTGDLMYRDPDGNYHHVDRASDAVDLGDGNWLYTALSEERILKHCPDVRDCTVIAVREADDRIVTEALLLLADDADPTADRSDQVRAALGPVVGGTLRRVVTVPADGVVMGPTGKVRKFLMRQRLLADAGAPATP
- a CDS encoding ABC transporter permease codes for the protein MKLVRDTWLIFQQEVGLMVRNPVMVAFSLAQPITYLVLFAPFLKVVMVDRGASTYADAYRIYVPGLFVAMGLFGGLFAGYGLLSALRAGIIDRCRVTPVSRTGLLLGRAMMHVCLNVVQAVIITIVALPFGLRVHLGNLLISYALLSVMVLLSTSISYDIALLVRNENSLGVLVNTVGQPVSLLAGVLIPLVLAPLWIQRVAFWNPFSWATNGMRALFNGQLADPVVWQGALIMIGLAAVSLVWSSHLFNREVS
- a CDS encoding ATP-binding cassette domain-containing protein; this translates as MIEATGLRKSYRVGRGRKAGTVEAVRGVDFAVGRGEIVGFLGPNGAGKSTTLRMLATLIRPDGGRATIAGVDLLRAPAQVRRQIGFVAQSSGTYDDSTARRDLVLQARLYGLTKAEAQQRAEAAIGAFQLDDFADRRIRTYSGGQRRRLDVALGVIHSPQVIFLDEPTAGLDPPSRVRMWQEVRRLRAEGMTVFLTTHYLDEADTLCDRVSIIDGGRIVAEGTPSDLKREISGDVVAVDLTRADVVDTDADSDLAAAGKLLGEQPYVHSSETVDGTLRLYVDSAATAIPQIMRTLLGRGIEPGAIEARRPSLDDVFLAKTGRSLEE
- a CDS encoding glycosyltransferase, whose product is MARFLFVVLPVVSHLNAPLAIAQALEAAGHEVAWCGPRSDLRPLIGPDATLYPTGKRYYRLDGESGMASVRSLWEGHVLPVNRFIRDAADRAVADHRPDVVVVDQYALAGALAAHRHGVPWATFCVGTLELTPPTWEMPEFTDWVRAQLPRVWAMTDLPVDETIDLRFSPYLVIGLTSTALTGATPLPAQCVLTGPALGHRPDAPGFAWNAWDPARRHVLVTVGTMAEHLARDFYQRMMAATAPLADRVQVVLTAPPDLVPDPPAHVLVAPRVPVLELMPRLDALVSHGGLGTVSEALAHGVPVIVAPIRHDHPAVARQVVEAGAGIEVSFGSATPAELTAALTALLDEPGYRAQARRVGASFAAAGGAVAAARHLAALAARHIDHCPTGTAPLA
- a CDS encoding 3-oxoacyl-[acyl-carrier-protein] synthase III C-terminal domain-containing protein, which encodes MSGGPRSGHPPTGPDAIRSPDGRRSPEHPGAGRMTALDAVSVHLPQRRVPIESLAGPLGLTEMQVRLFRRFHGLDQVRRDPDLSLHDLLLGAATRLAALRGQEHRVRFVLYGRAFPVVVPYPANPLHDVCRALGLGHAVALTLTQQSCASALLAIELAGRLLAAEPAARPGPGEGPLALVLTGEKAFTRDAEFIPETSIFSEGASACLVSTDGPRDRLLGYACAQRGEFDVAGGASGAQFQREYRPALAEVIGRALAEAGVALDDVRLVLPHNVNVVTWQRLCRLLGFPRDRVLLDNVRETGHVFCADAFVNYRTACERGLLRPGDHYLVAAVGAGDGATFAAMVFTH